Proteins encoded by one window of Desulfovibrio ferrophilus:
- a CDS encoding MTH1187 family thiamine-binding protein, whose protein sequence is MSLILEMAIFPMDKGMSVSPYVARALKIIRDSGLEYRLGPMGTCIEGRWAEVMAVAEGCLKELQQDSDRIYLNMKVDWRRGGSGRLDAKPDSVLDKLGD, encoded by the coding sequence ATGAGTTTGATTCTTGAAATGGCGATTTTTCCCATGGACAAGGGCATGAGCGTCAGCCCCTACGTGGCCCGTGCCCTGAAGATCATCCGGGACAGTGGCCTGGAGTACCGGCTGGGGCCCATGGGTACTTGTATTGAAGGGCGCTGGGCAGAAGTCATGGCTGTGGCTGAAGGTTGCTTGAAAGAACTGCAGCAGGATTCCGACAGGATCTATCTGAATATGAAGGTGGACTGGCGGCGTGGCGGAAGTGGTCGACTGGATGCGAAACCGGATTCTGTGCTGGATAAGCTCGGGGATTGA
- a CDS encoding flavin reductase family protein: MMKSFGSKPLAFPTPTWVIGSYDADGKANVMTAAWGGIVSSEPPCIGVSLRESRHSYESILARGGFTISVPDAAHAREADYFGMASGRDRDKFAVSGLTPAKAEFVDAPYVAEFPMIIECRLIQSVELGIHIQLIGEIADVKVNEDVLNADGKPDMELVAPLIFAPGARTYHTVGKAIGKAFSLGKDLL, from the coding sequence ATGATGAAATCCTTTGGTTCCAAACCGCTGGCCTTTCCTACCCCGACCTGGGTCATCGGCTCCTACGACGCCGACGGCAAAGCCAATGTCATGACAGCCGCCTGGGGTGGCATCGTCAGTTCCGAACCTCCCTGCATCGGAGTCTCCCTGCGCGAAAGCCGTCACTCCTACGAAAGCATCCTGGCCCGTGGCGGATTCACTATCTCCGTGCCCGATGCCGCGCATGCCCGCGAGGCCGACTATTTCGGCATGGCATCCGGCCGTGACCGCGACAAGTTTGCCGTCTCGGGGCTGACTCCCGCCAAAGCCGAATTCGTGGACGCCCCCTATGTCGCCGAATTCCCCATGATCATTGAATGCCGTCTGATCCAGTCAGTAGAACTCGGTATCCATATCCAGCTCATCGGCGAAATCGCAGATGTGAAGGTAAACGAAGACGTTCTGAATGCCGACGGAAAACCGGACATGGAACTGGTAGCCCCCTTGATCTTTGCTCCCGGAGCGCGCACCTACCACACCGTGGGCAAAGCCATTGGCAAGGCCTTCTCCCTGGGCAAGGACCTGCTCTAG
- a CDS encoding methyl-accepting chemotaxis protein — protein MINRFLLVGALVSALAGAGVGLFLALGEGAAGGGWVWLIVILPLLSVVFAVLYALSMRRGLERFVQHLQALNDNSKSFSCALPESHWPFERMGMAFADVCSTVAWLLCIGKGYLKMLDAVPDPVFAADEDFKILHANNEVARLTGVDVRKIKGMDCRELFNAEVYATLEQARDLHESFEGEVIAMEAAGVQRFIKPVGDVLYDCHGDMIGYLVVAKDVTDLVRKEAEIKEKLDHLVLVGGRINEASAELSGSAGELASQVQQVQGGSEQQNTRVLETSTAMEEMNASVLDVARNAGNAAENAEASRNKAQEGTDMVLTMVKSIGDLRTGIDGLSTSMGELGQRAEGIGNIIDVISDIADQTNLLALNAAIEAARAGEAGRGFAVVADEVRKLAEKTMTATHEVEQAVADIQNGTRENVGRTRSAAEEAERITELASVSREYLTQIVELAETTAEQVRSIATAAEEQSASSEEISLAMDDVQRISGETNAGMAQAAEAVSELTALAGRLKELADQGI, from the coding sequence ATGATCAATAGGTTTCTTTTGGTGGGAGCTCTTGTTTCGGCTCTGGCCGGGGCGGGTGTGGGACTGTTCCTTGCCTTGGGTGAAGGGGCTGCTGGAGGCGGTTGGGTCTGGCTGATTGTCATCCTGCCTCTGCTCTCAGTGGTCTTTGCTGTGCTCTATGCCCTGTCCATGCGGCGCGGTCTTGAACGATTCGTACAGCATCTGCAGGCTCTCAATGACAACTCCAAGAGTTTCAGCTGCGCCTTGCCGGAAAGCCATTGGCCTTTCGAGCGAATGGGGATGGCCTTTGCCGATGTCTGCTCCACCGTTGCCTGGTTGCTGTGCATCGGGAAGGGCTATTTGAAGATGCTTGATGCGGTTCCTGATCCGGTCTTTGCGGCGGATGAGGATTTCAAGATTCTGCATGCCAACAACGAGGTTGCGCGTCTGACCGGTGTGGATGTGCGCAAGATCAAAGGCATGGATTGCCGCGAGTTGTTCAATGCCGAGGTATACGCCACCTTGGAGCAGGCCAGGGATCTGCATGAATCCTTCGAGGGCGAGGTGATCGCCATGGAAGCTGCGGGAGTGCAGCGCTTCATCAAGCCCGTGGGGGATGTGCTCTACGATTGCCATGGTGACATGATTGGCTATCTCGTGGTGGCCAAGGATGTCACAGACCTGGTCCGCAAGGAAGCTGAAATCAAGGAAAAGCTTGATCATCTGGTGCTTGTGGGCGGACGGATCAATGAGGCTTCGGCAGAGTTGTCTGGCTCTGCCGGAGAACTTGCCAGTCAGGTGCAGCAGGTTCAGGGCGGCAGTGAGCAGCAGAACACCCGGGTGCTTGAGACTTCCACGGCCATGGAGGAGATGAATGCCTCGGTGTTGGACGTGGCCCGGAATGCGGGCAACGCAGCCGAGAACGCCGAGGCTTCGCGCAACAAGGCCCAGGAAGGCACGGACATGGTCCTGACCATGGTCAAATCCATTGGCGACCTACGCACTGGTATTGATGGGCTTTCAACCTCCATGGGGGAATTGGGGCAGCGGGCCGAGGGGATCGGTAACATCATCGATGTCATCAGTGATATTGCAGACCAGACCAATCTTCTGGCCTTGAACGCTGCCATTGAGGCTGCCCGCGCAGGCGAGGCAGGTCGAGGGTTTGCCGTGGTGGCTGACGAGGTGCGCAAGCTGGCCGAGAAGACCATGACCGCTACCCATGAGGTGGAGCAGGCCGTGGCGGATATTCAGAATGGCACGCGGGAGAACGTGGGCCGGACCCGAAGTGCAGCTGAGGAGGCTGAGCGGATTACGGAGTTGGCCTCAGTATCGAGGGAGTATCTGACCCAGATTGTCGAGTTGGCGGAGACCACGGCAGAGCAGGTGCGTTCCATTGCCACTGCTGCCGAGGAACAATCGGCTTCCAGCGAAGAAATCAGCCTGGCCATGGATGACGTACAGCGAATTTCGGGAGAGACCAATGCAGGGATGGCCCAGGCTGCTGAAGCTGTTTCGGAACTGACGGCATTGGCTGGACGCCTGAAGGAACTCGCCGATCAGGGGATATAG
- a CDS encoding TRAP transporter large permease: protein MTASIFLLLLALFLMNMPMAVAIGAATMGAFALTGDSSLMLVAQRMYAGTDSFPLMAVPLFMIAGQLMEAGGISRRIIDFANSLVGWLPGGLAAVAIVSAMFFGGISGSAAADTAAVGGMLIPAMIRSGYSPGFAGAVQATGGSIGVIIPPSIPMIIFGFLTGASIGKLFAAGILPGLLMGLSLILMTVILSKRGGFQDSGGGHFSVAEVWHCARRAGWALGAPAIILGGILGGIFTATESAAVAVFYALFVGLFIYRQLKFSDLPGIFLNASVTSAVIMFIIAQATAFSWYLTIREVPALISGTVLALTDDPVLLLLLINLILLVAGTFIETTAALILFVPVIVPMLPALGIDLIHLGAIVVVNLSIGMLTPPLGICLIVSCGLAGTRLGDISTRVLPFLLILLVDLLLVTYWPPLTSWLPALLAS from the coding sequence ATGACCGCCTCCATCTTCCTGCTGCTGCTGGCCCTGTTCCTGATGAACATGCCCATGGCTGTGGCCATCGGCGCCGCCACCATGGGGGCGTTCGCCCTGACGGGTGACAGCTCGCTGATGCTGGTGGCCCAACGCATGTATGCGGGCACGGATTCCTTCCCACTCATGGCCGTCCCACTGTTCATGATCGCCGGGCAACTCATGGAAGCCGGTGGAATCTCGCGCCGCATCATCGATTTCGCCAACTCCTTGGTGGGTTGGCTTCCCGGCGGACTGGCTGCCGTGGCCATTGTCTCGGCCATGTTCTTCGGAGGCATTTCGGGTTCGGCTGCCGCAGACACCGCCGCTGTGGGGGGCATGCTTATTCCAGCCATGATACGCAGCGGATACTCACCGGGATTCGCCGGCGCCGTTCAGGCAACCGGAGGGTCCATCGGCGTCATCATCCCGCCGAGCATCCCCATGATCATCTTCGGATTCCTCACCGGGGCCAGCATCGGCAAGCTGTTCGCTGCTGGTATCCTGCCTGGGCTGCTGATGGGCCTGTCCCTGATTCTGATGACGGTCATTCTTTCCAAGCGGGGCGGTTTTCAGGACTCCGGTGGAGGCCACTTCTCCGTGGCCGAAGTCTGGCACTGCGCCCGACGCGCAGGCTGGGCACTGGGAGCGCCCGCCATCATCCTGGGGGGTATCCTTGGCGGTATCTTCACGGCCACTGAATCAGCTGCCGTGGCTGTATTCTATGCACTGTTCGTGGGATTGTTCATCTACCGCCAACTGAAATTCTCGGATCTGCCCGGCATCTTCCTGAACGCTTCGGTGACCTCGGCTGTGATCATGTTCATCATTGCCCAGGCCACGGCCTTTTCCTGGTACCTGACCATCCGGGAGGTTCCTGCACTCATCTCAGGAACCGTACTGGCCCTGACCGACGACCCGGTCCTGCTCCTGCTGCTCATCAACCTGATTCTGCTTGTCGCCGGAACATTTATCGAAACCACGGCGGCACTTATTCTGTTCGTGCCCGTCATTGTGCCCATGCTTCCCGCTCTGGGGATTGACCTGATCCACTTGGGCGCCATTGTGGTGGTCAACCTATCCATCGGCATGCTAACCCCACCGCTGGGCATCTGCCTTATTGTTTCCTGTGGGCTTGCAGGCACACGTCTGGGAGATATTTCCACACGGGTTCTTCCATTCCTGTTAATCCTGCTCGTGGATCTGCTTCTGGTCACCTACTGGCCACCGCTGACGTCCTGGCTTCCCGCACTGCTTGCATCATAA
- a CDS encoding TRAP transporter substrate-binding protein yields MNALLRLCLSVLAVTILVLAAGNATAARIIRLGIVTTPGSAQYICAEKFRDLVAERSQGSTQVKLFHSGSLGSETDILQQVQMNAVDMAIITLGPFDTFVPEVKVISFPFLFRDHEQADEILDGPLGREMLSKLERAGFKGLAFSENGFRNLTNDTRPVTTVDDVHGLKIRVMESAMHKELWKTLGANPTPMAWPIYTELQQGTIDGQENPLSVLWVYKLYEVQKHLTLTGHVYSAHIDIASLVWWKSLPSVDQELLATAMHDAAVYQRQWNRQNVVGFLNKLKAAGMEVVSNPDLSSFKAQAEELKHMDIFAEPNTRALLDKFLNATK; encoded by the coding sequence ATGAACGCACTCCTTCGCCTGTGCCTTTCGGTACTGGCCGTGACCATTCTTGTCCTTGCTGCGGGCAACGCAACAGCTGCCAGGATCATTCGCCTGGGCATCGTGACCACGCCCGGTTCTGCACAATACATCTGCGCCGAAAAATTCCGGGATCTGGTGGCCGAGCGCTCGCAAGGGTCCACACAGGTCAAACTCTTCCACAGCGGCTCCCTGGGGAGTGAGACCGACATCCTGCAACAGGTCCAGATGAACGCCGTGGATATGGCCATCATCACTCTTGGCCCCTTTGACACCTTCGTGCCCGAGGTCAAGGTCATCAGCTTTCCCTTCTTGTTCCGTGACCATGAGCAGGCAGATGAAATCCTGGATGGCCCCCTTGGCCGTGAAATGCTGTCCAAGCTGGAACGCGCCGGATTCAAGGGGCTGGCATTTTCGGAAAACGGATTCCGCAACCTGACCAACGACACCCGCCCTGTAACGACGGTAGACGATGTCCACGGCCTGAAAATCCGAGTCATGGAATCCGCCATGCACAAGGAACTGTGGAAGACTCTGGGCGCCAATCCCACCCCCATGGCTTGGCCCATCTACACCGAGCTGCAGCAGGGCACTATCGACGGTCAGGAAAACCCACTGTCCGTTCTCTGGGTCTACAAGCTCTACGAAGTACAAAAGCATCTGACATTGACCGGTCATGTCTATTCCGCACACATCGATATCGCCAGCCTTGTTTGGTGGAAGTCATTGCCCTCTGTCGACCAGGAATTACTGGCAACGGCCATGCACGACGCCGCCGTCTACCAACGGCAGTGGAACCGCCAGAACGTGGTCGGTTTCCTGAACAAGCTCAAGGCCGCAGGCATGGAGGTCGTCTCCAATCCCGACCTGAGTTCATTCAAGGCCCAGGCCGAAGAGTTGAAACACATGGACATCTTTGCCGAGCCCAACACCCGGGCTCTGCTGGACAAATTCTTAAACGCCACCAAGTGA
- a CDS encoding RNA recognition motif domain-containing protein, producing the protein MSVNLFVGNLPFSASEDDVRRLFEEHGPVSEIRLVTDRFSGTPRGFGFVIMDAEAAKVAQQALDGIQFCGRTLRVDQARDPQPARG; encoded by the coding sequence ATGAGCGTCAATCTCTTCGTGGGCAATCTGCCCTTCAGTGCATCCGAGGATGACGTGCGCCGCCTGTTCGAAGAGCATGGCCCGGTTTCCGAAATCCGTCTGGTAACCGATCGTTTTTCGGGCACGCCGCGCGGTTTCGGATTCGTGATCATGGACGCCGAGGCTGCCAAGGTAGCCCAGCAAGCCCTGGACGGAATCCAATTCTGTGGCCGTACCCTGCGGGTGGACCAGGCTCGCGATCCTCAGCCCGCACGAGGCTGA
- a CDS encoding DMT family transporter, with product MVIYLKLLGAALLWGGTFSAGRVLAGQMGPYTAAFLRFAIASVLLVWLTLRIEGRLPRLTPKLTLAVLLLGLTGVFGYNLCFFTGLATVHAGRAAVIVASNPIFIALGAALFFGEPLTRNKLLGIVLSVTGAAWVISRGDPLTLLAGHLSTGDLWIMGCVASWVSYSLIGKVVMGQLSPLASVAMSCAAGTILLLPPALNEGLAATLPGFSLTAWGCLAYLGVLGTVVGFTWFYEGVLAIGPSKAGVFINFVPVSAVTIGFFALGEPVDASLALGGLLVITGTWCANRPARIKTTSP from the coding sequence ATGGTCATCTATCTGAAACTCTTGGGCGCGGCGCTTTTATGGGGCGGAACCTTTTCTGCGGGGCGGGTGCTGGCCGGGCAAATGGGCCCGTACACTGCGGCGTTCCTGCGTTTTGCCATTGCCTCTGTGTTGCTGGTTTGGCTGACCCTTCGTATCGAGGGGCGGCTGCCCCGACTGACTCCGAAGCTGACCCTGGCCGTGCTGCTGCTCGGCCTGACAGGGGTTTTCGGCTATAATTTGTGCTTCTTCACGGGATTGGCCACAGTGCATGCTGGCCGGGCGGCGGTCATTGTTGCCAGCAATCCCATCTTCATCGCTCTGGGCGCTGCCCTGTTCTTTGGTGAACCGTTGACCCGCAACAAGTTGCTGGGCATTGTGCTTTCGGTCACGGGCGCAGCCTGGGTCATCTCCAGAGGAGATCCGCTGACACTGCTTGCGGGGCATCTCAGCACTGGCGATCTCTGGATCATGGGGTGTGTGGCGAGTTGGGTCAGCTATTCGCTGATCGGCAAGGTTGTCATGGGACAGCTCAGCCCGCTGGCATCGGTGGCAATGTCCTGTGCTGCGGGGACCATTCTGCTGCTGCCTCCGGCCTTGAACGAAGGGCTTGCAGCCACGTTGCCGGGATTTTCGCTGACAGCCTGGGGCTGCCTGGCCTATCTGGGAGTGCTGGGTACTGTGGTGGGGTTCACGTGGTTCTACGAGGGGGTGCTGGCCATTGGTCCGTCCAAGGCCGGTGTCTTCATCAATTTTGTGCCAGTTTCGGCAGTGACCATCGGCTTCTTTGCTCTGGGCGAACCGGTGGATGCCTCACTGGCCCTGGGTGGCCTGCTTGTCATCACCGGAACGTGGTGCGCCAATCGCCCAGCCAGAATCAAGACTACATCTCCATAA
- a CDS encoding TRAP transporter small permease — translation MLLGAGMVLVIGLQVFFRYALNDSLFWSEELGRMFLVWLTFIGATVAYRRGAHIGVDVVTSRLGSGTRRAVAVLTLTASLVFFVASAWGGWKLLGLLGFQTMPALGLSKQIPFAVVPFSFVVLTVHGLSLLLDELSGEGP, via the coding sequence ATGCTCCTAGGCGCAGGCATGGTGCTGGTCATCGGCTTGCAGGTCTTCTTTCGCTATGCCCTGAACGATTCGCTGTTCTGGTCCGAAGAACTGGGCCGGATGTTTCTGGTCTGGCTCACATTCATCGGAGCCACTGTGGCCTACCGCCGGGGTGCCCATATCGGGGTGGATGTGGTGACTTCCCGCCTCGGTTCCGGCACCCGGCGCGCTGTTGCCGTATTAACGCTCACAGCCTCTCTCGTTTTCTTCGTTGCCTCGGCCTGGGGTGGCTGGAAGCTCTTGGGCCTGCTCGGCTTCCAGACCATGCCTGCTCTGGGGCTGTCCAAACAGATTCCCTTCGCCGTTGTCCCCTTCAGTTTTGTAGTGCTCACGGTCCACGGTCTAAGTCTGCTTCTGGATGAGTTGTCCGGAGAAGGCCCATGA
- a CDS encoding MBL fold metallo-hydrolase: MDLTVTYVYHNCFCVTLDNRALVFDFPDQEHRNAEAADVVSKTLTGREASIFFSHSHADHCSAEIIDIASRSAASTTYFLSYDVPDMIPELDLPGAIVVEPGDDPAGGVPGDIYSAGELTVSALESNDLGVAFFIRVEGLRLYYGGDLAEWVWPEADETGNAHTRAFFGRSLDAVRAFEPDLAFTDCDLRLPNLAGFERFARTVRPKVLVPTHDFGNPTGVASAASGIDMPETRLMTYSRTGDNFNVADRILND; encoded by the coding sequence ATGGACCTGACCGTGACCTATGTCTATCACAACTGCTTCTGTGTCACCCTGGACAACCGGGCTTTGGTCTTCGACTTTCCCGACCAGGAACACCGCAATGCCGAGGCGGCCGACGTCGTCAGCAAAACCCTGACAGGTCGTGAAGCTTCCATCTTCTTCTCGCACAGTCATGCCGACCACTGCTCCGCTGAAATCATTGATATTGCTTCTCGGAGCGCCGCCAGTACAACCTACTTCCTGTCCTACGATGTCCCGGACATGATTCCGGAACTGGACCTGCCCGGAGCTATCGTGGTGGAACCCGGAGACGATCCCGCCGGGGGTGTACCAGGTGATATCTACTCGGCTGGCGAGCTGACCGTCTCAGCTCTGGAAAGTAACGACCTCGGGGTTGCATTCTTCATCCGCGTCGAGGGACTGCGGCTGTATTACGGAGGTGACCTTGCCGAATGGGTCTGGCCCGAGGCAGATGAAACCGGGAACGCACACACCAGGGCCTTCTTCGGGCGCAGCCTGGATGCCGTACGGGCCTTTGAGCCGGATCTGGCCTTCACAGACTGTGACCTGCGACTCCCCAACCTGGCGGGATTCGAGCGTTTCGCGCGCACGGTTCGACCCAAGGTCTTGGTCCCCACCCATGACTTTGGAAACCCAACGGGCGTTGCATCCGCAGCTTCCGGCATCGACATGCCGGAAACACGGCTCATGACCTATTCCAGAACCGGCGACAATTTCAATGTTGCAGACAGGATTCTCAATGACTAG
- a CDS encoding FAD-dependent oxidoreductase, whose product MPNKMNFGLFKDKPGQPNGRTVAVAGAGPSGLVAAGYLACQGYHVEVFDKMPKAGGLLYFGIPDFRLPVHRTEAAAKLLEEQYGVVFNLRTKIVGDPGEPHDEGDDFEHEAVHLDELRKRFDAVLLCTGSWRSRRMGIPGEDLAGVLSGLEYLFPLRGATCSGEVCISKASAKNVVVIGAGLSAVDAADCALRNGARKVTMLYRRTVNEAPSGPYEISLLQDRGMVWKELAVPVKILGEKMVEGVEYLQCTLGEPDESGRRCPLPQDGSNKELKADMVISAVGELPTLPQADKLDLWKVRKGATSWPRMSLVDGVFLAGDALTGPSKIGWAITGGLEAAKSIEEWLDYTQRG is encoded by the coding sequence ATGCCCAACAAAATGAATTTCGGATTATTCAAGGATAAGCCCGGCCAGCCCAATGGGCGCACGGTCGCCGTGGCAGGGGCCGGCCCCTCCGGGTTGGTGGCTGCGGGCTATTTGGCCTGCCAGGGGTATCACGTTGAAGTCTTCGATAAGATGCCCAAAGCGGGTGGCCTGCTGTATTTCGGTATCCCGGATTTTCGGTTGCCCGTGCATCGGACCGAGGCCGCAGCCAAGCTCCTTGAGGAGCAATATGGCGTGGTGTTCAATCTGCGCACCAAGATCGTAGGCGACCCTGGTGAACCTCACGACGAGGGTGATGATTTCGAGCACGAGGCGGTGCACCTTGACGAGTTGCGAAAACGCTTTGATGCGGTACTGCTGTGTACCGGTTCCTGGCGATCGCGGCGCATGGGCATCCCCGGTGAGGATTTGGCGGGTGTGCTTTCGGGGCTGGAATATCTGTTCCCGCTGCGCGGTGCCACCTGCTCGGGTGAGGTCTGCATCTCCAAGGCTTCGGCCAAGAACGTGGTGGTCATTGGCGCTGGTCTGTCTGCCGTGGACGCCGCAGACTGCGCCTTGCGCAACGGAGCCAGGAAGGTGACGATGCTGTACCGTCGCACCGTGAATGAGGCCCCGTCAGGGCCATATGAAATTTCTCTGTTGCAGGATCGGGGGATGGTCTGGAAGGAACTGGCCGTGCCGGTCAAAATCCTGGGTGAAAAGATGGTGGAAGGCGTGGAATATCTGCAATGCACACTGGGCGAACCCGACGAGTCCGGGCGCCGTTGCCCGTTGCCGCAGGATGGCTCCAACAAGGAGTTGAAAGCCGACATGGTCATTAGCGCGGTGGGCGAGTTGCCGACGCTGCCCCAGGCCGACAAGCTGGACCTGTGGAAGGTGCGCAAGGGAGCCACAAGCTGGCCGCGCATGAGCCTGGTGGACGGTGTGTTTTTGGCTGGAGATGCCCTGACCGGGCCAAGCAAGATTGGCTGGGCCATTACCGGCGGGCTTGAAGCTGCCAAATCCATCGAGGAATGGCTGGATTATACCCAGCGTGGATAG
- a CDS encoding 4Fe-4S dicluster domain-containing protein has translation MSDTNNIGSQKTKWVDYSKCIGCESCEAICKFLYGLPRIQMTETDDGLAFPLYCHHCEHPMCAKACPVGAITKDEESGVVSHDPTVCRGCKAMKCMTACPFGAIYHAGGVVPVTKCDLCRGRERIGLGPACMQICPAEAIHFLTRDELTQMRTTVSSASQKLVMKQIRQMREERKKG, from the coding sequence ATGTCAGACACGAACAATATAGGTTCCCAAAAGACTAAATGGGTGGATTACAGCAAGTGCATCGGGTGTGAATCCTGCGAGGCCATTTGTAAGTTTTTATACGGATTGCCACGCATTCAGATGACCGAGACCGACGATGGTCTGGCGTTCCCGCTGTATTGCCACCACTGTGAGCACCCAATGTGTGCCAAGGCCTGCCCCGTTGGGGCCATCACCAAGGATGAAGAGTCTGGGGTGGTGTCGCATGACCCGACCGTGTGTCGTGGCTGCAAGGCCATGAAGTGTATGACGGCCTGTCCTTTCGGGGCGATTTATCATGCCGGAGGTGTCGTGCCGGTGACCAAGTGTGACCTCTGTCGTGGTCGCGAACGCATCGGCCTGGGACCGGCCTGCATGCAGATCTGTCCGGCCGAGGCTATTCACTTCCTGACTCGTGATGAGTTGACACAGATGCGAACCACAGTGTCCTCTGCCTCGCAGAAGCTGGTCATGAAGCAGATCAGGCAGATGCGTGAGGAACGCAAGAAGGGTTGA
- a CDS encoding DUF2325 domain-containing protein, translating into MCAAVIGGMDRLKRDYINAAKREGVKLKVFTGKENRIAPKLGSASLIILFTNQLSHAARRDVINHAKKNNIPVEQAHSCGVSSLRECLNRS; encoded by the coding sequence ATGTGCGCAGCAGTGATCGGCGGCATGGACCGACTCAAAAGGGATTACATCAATGCGGCCAAGCGGGAAGGCGTCAAGCTCAAGGTCTTCACGGGCAAGGAAAACCGTATTGCCCCCAAGCTGGGCAGTGCCAGTCTGATCATTCTGTTCACTAACCAACTGTCCCATGCAGCCCGGCGCGACGTTATCAATCACGCCAAGAAAAACAACATTCCGGTCGAACAGGCCCATTCCTGCGGCGTATCCAGCCTGCGCGAATGTCTGAACCGCAGTTAG
- a CDS encoding MFS transporter, translating to MPIAPQKLHLDRNLHILFGVTLIVVMGVSSIAPAFPPIMEAFGLTATKVAWLVTAFTLPGVFLTPVFGILADRHGRKKVLVPALVCFGIFGAACTLADSFAMLVGLRFLQGVGAASLGALNMTIISDLYSGNQRTQALGYNAGMLSLGTTLFPLLGGILAQFGWRWPFLLPLLALPLALAVLIRLQCPEPDRDVDFMEYMRLALKRASGSRALALFATTAVTFIILYGVLISFLPVYLAETFDAEPWAIGMIFASTSLATAIMSTQLGRLARVVPPSGLLVAAFVLYAVSAVLIPLMPSLWWVLLPIMIFGVAQGLNIPCVQTLLADLAPMEQRGAFMALNGTVLRVGQTLGPVVMGTSYAVAGYWGVFITGAVLALSVCVLVLLTLREG from the coding sequence ATGCCGATAGCTCCTCAAAAACTGCATCTCGATCGTAATCTGCACATCCTGTTCGGCGTGACTCTCATCGTCGTCATGGGGGTGTCCAGCATTGCTCCTGCTTTTCCGCCCATCATGGAAGCCTTTGGCCTGACAGCCACCAAGGTCGCCTGGCTGGTGACCGCTTTCACCCTGCCCGGGGTGTTCCTGACTCCTGTGTTCGGCATTCTGGCTGATCGCCATGGGCGCAAGAAGGTTCTTGTTCCCGCCTTGGTCTGTTTTGGTATATTCGGCGCCGCCTGTACCCTGGCAGATAGCTTTGCCATGCTGGTGGGCCTCAGGTTCCTGCAGGGCGTGGGCGCGGCATCGCTCGGTGCATTGAACATGACCATCATCAGCGATCTGTATTCCGGCAATCAGCGTACTCAGGCCCTGGGCTACAATGCGGGGATGCTGTCACTGGGCACCACGCTATTCCCGCTGCTGGGTGGAATCCTGGCCCAGTTCGGCTGGCGTTGGCCATTCTTGCTGCCTCTTCTGGCTTTGCCATTGGCTCTGGCGGTGCTGATTCGTTTGCAGTGCCCGGAGCCTGATCGCGATGTGGATTTTATGGAGTACATGCGGTTGGCTTTGAAACGGGCTTCCGGTTCGCGCGCTCTGGCTTTGTTCGCCACAACGGCGGTGACCTTCATTATTCTGTATGGAGTGCTGATCTCTTTTCTGCCCGTGTACCTTGCCGAGACCTTTGACGCCGAGCCTTGGGCCATTGGTATGATCTTCGCTTCCACAAGTCTGGCTACGGCGATCATGTCTACCCAATTGGGGAGATTGGCTCGCGTGGTACCTCCTTCCGGTCTGCTGGTGGCCGCTTTTGTGCTGTACGCAGTGAGTGCAGTACTGATTCCCCTGATGCCGAGCTTGTGGTGGGTCCTGCTGCCCATCATGATTTTCGGTGTGGCTCAGGGGTTGAATATCCCCTGCGTGCAGACGTTGTTGGCGGACTTGGCACCCATGGAACAGCGCGGGGCGTTCATGGCCCTGAATGGGACGGTGCTGCGTGTGGGGCAGACCCTGGGACCGGTGGTCATGGGTACGTCTTATGCCGTCGCAGGTTACTGGGGGGTGTTTATCACGGGCGCTGTGCTGGCCCTAAGCGTGTGTGTGCTGGTGCTGCTGACCTTGCGCGAGGGGTAG